The Sulfurimonas sp. HSL-1716 sequence GCCTCAGGCAATTGACGGCGACCTTACCCCGTGGGCAACGCAGGGAGTTTTGCTTTTAAACACTACTTTAACGGTCGAAGCAGGTAAACCAAAATCGCACTTTGGTTTAGGATGGGAGATCTTCACCGACACCGTCATAAAACATATCTCCGATAATTTTGAGGGAATCATCTTTTTGCTCTGGGGCTCACCTGCCATAGCCAAGTCAAACCTCATCGACAAGAACAAACATTTCATCCTCACCGCCCCGCACCCAAGCCCCCTTTCGGCATACCGAGGATTTTTCGGCTGTAAACACTTTAGTAAAACAAATGAGATACTAAAAAAAGAGGGTAAAAAAGAGATAGTATGGTAGTTTTGAGGGAAATTCTTGCAATATCGTAAACTCAATAATGAAACTTTAATTAAAATTAAATCATAATTATTATTTCATTTAATAATTTACTACTAAAGAAAATATTAAAATATTGGCAAGTTAACTACTGGGATAAAGAGAATGATACAATTTATAGAAAGTCTTCATAGGCCTGCTAATACAAGATTAAAATCTTGTGTTCACTTATGTAAGTTTATGAAAAATGAAAAGTATGATAAACAAACATTTAGAGCAGAGTTCTTTCTATATATTTTAAATGAACTTAATCATTCATATGAAAACAATTTAACAAAAGACACATTTGGGATAACAAGTAAGGAATCTTTAGGGGTTATCAATAATTTATTTCAGAACAAAACAAAAAAAGAAAAAATTAGTTTTTTAACTACTTTCAACCTTGCAAAAAAAGATAAAACAGATGAAGAAAAAAAAATTTTCTCACTATTTAAAACTGTAGGATATTATATAAAATTATCCGCAATATTTGATTTAATTTATAAAGACAGTTTAACAGATTTAGGTTTGGAGTTGGCTTCCTACCCATCTAAAAAAGATTTTACTAATTTAAGTTCAAAACAAAAATCCTTCTTCTTTAATCGAATAATTGAAAAAGATTTACTATTCATATTGCCTTTGATATTTTGGCGAACCATATTAATAAAACATCCAAAAATAGTTAGTGGTTATGGTGATAAAGCCAAGTATGAAAACTCTATAAAGTTTATATCAGAAGCATTGTCACATAAAAAGTTTGTATATACTGCAATTAGTTGGAACAACTACATTGTTGTTAGAAATCAGTGGCTAAAAGACATAGACTGTATAGGTTCAAATGGTAATATAAAACCTTCATTTAAATTAAAATTACTTGATACAGAAGAAAGTAAAAACTATTATAATCAAGTCGCATTACAAGCTAAACAATATATTAAAACAAAAGTAACACCTTTAGAAAAATATTTAGAAAGTTTAAAAACTATCAATAAAACATATAAACAATTAGTTAAAGAACAGGATAGAAAAAATTACGCTTTTATAAACTTATACGACATCGCACAAGAAGCAAAGTTTTCATATAATAAAATGCAAGATTTTTTGAATCATCTAGTATTAGATAAAGAAAACTGGCAAAGAGTAAAATTAAATAACGTAATTGGTGGAGCTGATTCTAGAAAAAGGTTTTTTATTAGACGAAAGCCTATATTAAATATTAAAATTTTAGAGGATTTAAAATGATACAATTAGAAAATTTATGGGAAGATTTAGTTCTTAGTAAATCAAACTTAAAAAGACTTGTAAAAGCTTATAATGCTGGGTTGGTACCCGAACTTCCTTACTTCATTGTAGGCCAAACTCATTTAAAAAATGCAGTAACAAAAAGATTAGAAAAACTTGATGAACAAAATTTTGATAGATTGATTTTGACTAGTAATTATGGGAATGGAAAAACAAACCTTTTAAAATATTTAAAACTATATTTTAAAAATAACTCTAATATCAAGAATTTTGATATTCATTTCGAATATATAACAGCAGATATAGATCTAGTGAATATCTCTTCAATGCTTTTAGATGTATTAAATAATAGACATTATGAACAACTTATAGAAGCTATTCAAAATTTTGATGAAAATGAAGTTGATGAATTATATGAAGATTTTGAAGATATTCCACAATACATTAAACAATTGTTTCAAAATAAAAATAATGACAAAAAACTAGATGAATTAGTTCAAATGGGTACAGGACACTTATATTACAAATCTTATTTCCATAATTATAAAATAAAACCTTTCACTGAACATGCAATGACTCAAATACTCGCCCTATTTTTAAATTTACTTTATGAAAATAATAAATTATTTATTTTTGCAATTGACGAAATTGAAAAATTATATGATAAATCCAAAACTAGGTTAAGAAATTTTTTGACCTCTTATAGAGAATTAATTGATATATCAAATAAGGTAAATGGCCATTTATTACTAACTGCTATGACAGCTGGAGATCAACAAGCAAGAGAGATCTTAGATGAAAATCCAGCATTTAGATCTAGGATAGATAAAGACAGAATAGAGATTAGTCCAATAAATGAAGATGACATAGAAGAGCTAGTAAATAAAATTATTTCTTTGCTTGAAAACAATAATATTTCTGTAAATACGACATCTGCCAAAGTTGTATCTAGAGTTAAAAGTGCTCGTCAATCAGGATTAATAGAAGAAACTAATAGAGCATTACTACAAGAGATTATGGAAATTTTACAGAATAATGAAGATTATGAATCAATAGAAAATATTATTGATCAATTTGCATTAAAAGAGTATGTTAAAGAAAAAGAATCTCAATTAGAACTTGAGGATTTATTTAAAAGTATATATGTAAATATTTTCACTCCATTAACAACTTTTATCACATCTACATACGATAATATAGAAGTAAATAAACAGAATAGAAGATTACTCACTTCAAATAAAGACATATACTTCTTCTTTAAAAACACATCATTAGAAAATCAAATTATAAATTGTAAAAAATCGATTCAAAATGGCAAAGAAATCACTTTATTAATACCAAATCAAATGGACTTCTCAATAGAGGAAAACTTTGGCGATGATGATCAAACAACTGATAAAATTGACTTAGTAAGATATAATCCTAAACAGCTATTTACATTATTAGAACTCTATTTAGATTCCGATTACTTTGAGCAAGAAGACGAAGTTCTAAAAGCCTTAATGAAGTTCTTTGACGGAGTATTATAATGTTTAAATCTAATGAACAATATGCTTGCTATGAAATTATTATTAAAGATGATTTAGAAGAAAAAATACATGAATTTAACCATTTGTTAATGACAGCTATTAATTTAATGCCCTGCCTACCTAAAGGAAGAATAAAAAAGAAACTCAAGACATTTCTAAATGTCTCTGATGAAGAATTATTATTAGAAAAACTAGATAATAAAATAAAACTTATTTTAAAAGAAAGCTTATTTGAAAAAATTGAAAGTATATTGCACACTACTAGTAAGTGTGAAGTGATTATTCCAGATAAAAAAGTATTTGTGATGAGTAACATGAAAAATGATTTGGACAAAAAAATTATTAGGAAGATAAATCATAAAATACTAAGTGAATTATTTGAAAGTTCATATGCGAAATTAGATCTCGATAATAAAGATTTAGAAACAATTATTCAGAAGTTTGCAGATACCCAGAAAATTGTTGATGAAATCAACTTCCATAAAATAAGTTATGTAGATTTTGTAGGTATTCAACTTGAAGATATTAATAAAGAGTTGGACTTTGAAAATGTCAATAGTATTAATATAAAATATTTTGAAAACTATGTGCATATTAAAAAGTGCTATGTGAATTTTGAAAGAATAGAAGAAATCAGGTTGGACTACCTTAATAAATGTGATTTAGACTATATAATAATAGGAGATTTTATATTTCCATTTAAGTATGAAAAATTTAGATCGTATATCAAGCAAGAAAAACAAGCTCATTATGATTTTCAATATATAAAAATAAATCTTGACCATACAACAGCTGATGAAAGACATATTGGTAATTTAAAACGAAAGACTATAAAGGAAGCCTTTTTAAAATATTTTAGAAAAGATGGGAATAATACTGCAAAAATATTAGCAAGTTTAGAAAATAACTTTTATATAAAAAATACAGAAAAAGAAGAAGATTTTTTTGAAAAATCATATTTAATCAAAAAAAATATACCAAAAGATGACCATTCACTGGCTAGTTTAAAACATTTTCAATTTATTGTACCTTATTTTGATAAAGATAAAAATAAAGCTTTTTTTGGAATTTATAATGATAATAAGAGTAGAAATCATGAAGATCAATCTCAAAGAGGCTTAAGTAGTTGGATTAATAAAAATGGTGTAACATGCAATTATAGTAACAATAAAGACAGTAGAGATGAAGTTTGTGAGGTTATGACATTAGAACCTAAATATAGTTTTTATTATCAACAACACTTTTTTGAAGATTTATTAGATGAGCTTTTTAAAGAAATGAAAGGTTCATCAAAAATTACAGATATACTTTACAGTGTGAAACTTAATGAAAAAGAATTTGACTTTATACTACTCACAGATGACAATAAGATTTTTGTAGTAGAAGCAAAAACCAAACTAACAGGATATTACATAGAAAGACAACTTAAAAAATTTAATGATTTACACAAAATTTCTTCAAAATATGAATCTGATTCAACTAAAACTTTACTTGATGAGTATATAATTATTGGCTTTAATAGTGATGAAACTTGCAAAGATAAATTTAACTTTTTTATTGAAAAATACCCTATAAATGGGAATGCCTTACAAGAGCATGACAAAGCGTATAGTTTTAAAGTACCCATTTCAGGGCAAAAAGACAAAGAACTTTATTGTATAGCTGATATTTATTATGATAATTTGAAAAGTAAAATTGAAGAAAGCTTAAAAGCAAGCTCTTGATCACTCAAATTTTATTCAAGTGAGACAGAGATTGAAAAAATTACCAGTCACAAGATATTATGGTTCAAAAAGAAAAATCATTTTAGATATATGGAACTTAATAGAACAAGAGAAAATTCAATTTGATTCTGTACTTGACCTCTTTGGTGGAACTGGTACTTTTGCATATAAAGCAAAACTTGAAGGTAAACAAGTTATTTATAATGATATTTTTAAGTTTAATTACTTATTCGGCAAAGCTTTACTTCAAAACAACACTACTAAGTTAACACAAAAAGATGTTAACTTTTTAATAACAAAACAACACGGTATTGATTACAAATATTATGTAAAGGAACATTATAAAGATATCTATTTTTTAGATCATGAAAATGAACTTATTGATATAATCGTGCAAAATATTTCTCATTTAAAAAGCCCTTATAAAAGAGCCATGGCATTTTATGCATTATCTCAAACAGCAATTATTAAAAGACCTTTTAATAGCTTTCACCGTAAAAATCTTTCTTTAAGAACTCGGGATGTTAAAAGGAAATTTGGGAATAAAACTACTTGGGAAAAAGATCTTGTCAATACCTTTAAAGTTTTTTGTAAAGATATAAATCAATATATTATATCAAATGGTTTAAAGAATAAAGCATTAAATTACCAAGCTTTAAAATGTCAAGAAACAGCTGATCTTATTTATATTGATCCTCCATATATAAGCGAAAGAGGTTATCATTTAAGATATCATGAACGTTATCATTTTTTGGAAGCTT is a genomic window containing:
- the ung gene encoding uracil-DNA glycosylase codes for the protein MDWKTLIENERHKEYFKKLKAIIDEKYETTTVYPPKEKIFNAFSKTKYEELKVVILGQDPYHGAGQAQGLCFSTPANIQNPPSMQNILKEIAADTGKQPQAIDGDLTPWATQGVLLLNTTLTVEAGKPKSHFGLGWEIFTDTVIKHISDNFEGIIFLLWGSPAIAKSNLIDKNKHFILTAPHPSPLSAYRGFFGCKHFSKTNEILKKEGKKEIVW
- a CDS encoding DNA adenine methylase translates to MKKLPVTRYYGSKRKIILDIWNLIEQEKIQFDSVLDLFGGTGTFAYKAKLEGKQVIYNDIFKFNYLFGKALLQNNTTKLTQKDVNFLITKQHGIDYKYYVKEHYKDIYFLDHENELIDIIVQNISHLKSPYKRAMAFYALSQTAIIKRPFNSFHRKNLSLRTRDVKRKFGNKTTWEKDLVNTFKVFCKDINQYIISNGLKNKALNYQALKCQETADLIYIDPPYISERGYHLRYHERYHFLEALAHYDSFLDFINPNKKNKEVLINNSDEFENKHTIHTQIDKLIKKYHDKVIVFSYRNLGIPSATELRKIFEKNNKSCKEYHLHNHFYALNRSNDKLHEIVFILQ